One genomic window of Amphiura filiformis chromosome 3, Afil_fr2py, whole genome shotgun sequence includes the following:
- the LOC140147108 gene encoding uncharacterized protein: MRHLKSCNILTEFQHGFRKSRSCESKLIITVDDIAHNLDSGLQTDLILLDFSKAFDKVSHLRLLHKLKYYGIHGSLLTWIGNFLQGRVQRVVLDGESSDQALVSS; this comes from the coding sequence ATGCGTCATCTTAAGTCGTGTAATATTCTGACCGAATTCCAGCATGGATTTCGCAAATCACGCTCCTGTGAATCCAAGTTAATCATCACTGTGGACGACATTGCACACAACTTGGACAGTGGATTGCAAACAGACCTCATACTTCTTGACTTTTCAAAAGCATTTGACAAAGTATCTCACCTTCGTCTACTCCACAAGCTCAAATATTACGGTATTCATGGTAGCCTGCTCACCTGGATTGGCAACTTTCTTCAAGGTAGAGTTCAGCGAGTAGTCCTTGATGGGGAATCCTCAGACCAAGCTCTTGTATCATCCTGA
- the LOC140147109 gene encoding uncharacterized protein, which translates to MSEDEVKKVITRSSNTSCSLDAHPTWFLKNHLDSHIPAITNIVNKSLSSGVFPNAAHHTIVTPLLKKPSANKDELKNYRSVSNLSFVAKVIEKCASEQFVEHLNKNDMCDPLQSAYRAHHSTESALMKVQDDIMCDIDSKSCFRRTP; encoded by the coding sequence ATGTCTGAAGATGAGGTGAAAAAGGTAATCACCAGATCTTCCAACACATCGTGCTCTCTTGACGCGCACCCGACATGGTTTTTGAAAAATCATCTTGACAGTCACATACCAGCAATCACCAACATTGTGAACAAATCTCTCAGCTCTGGTGTCTTCCCGAATGCTGCTCACCACACGATTGTCACCCCGTTGCTCAAGAAACCTTCCGCAAATAAAGATGAGTTGAAGAATTATAGATCTGTAAGTAATCTGAGCTTTGTCGCCAAAGTCATCGAAAAGTGCGCTTCTGAGCAATTCGTTGAACATCTGAATAAGAATGACATGTGTGATCCTTTGCAATCTGCCTACCGTGCTCACCATTCTACTGAATCAGCTCTTATGAAAGTTCAGGATGACATAATGTGTGATATTGATTCCAAAAGCTGTTTTCGTCGTACTCCTTGA